The following nucleotide sequence is from Halorussus caseinilyticus.
CGAAAACGAGGCAGGGATGGTAGGTGATGACGGAGGCGAACCCTCGTTACGCGCTTAGTTGTCGCTGGAGTCGTAGTTGAGTGCGGCGGCCACGTCGAGGAGACCAGCGCCGGACTCGTTGTCCGCGAGACCGATGTTCTCCGCGGAACTCTTGATGGTGTCGCGGGCCTTCGTGTTGCTGGCACCGTTGGCCATCAGTTGACCGCCAGCACCGGCGACGTGCGGGGTCGCCATCGAGGTACCCGAGAAGGTGTCGTAGCCACCGACGACAGTCGAGTAGATGCTGGAACCGGGTGCGGCGATTTCGACCTGCGGACCCGTCGAGGAGAACCCGGAGAGATTGTCGCTAGAGTCGGTCGAACTCACGGCCATGACCTCGCTGTAGGCGGCGGGGTAGCCCACGCAGTCGGTACAGGGACCCGAATTTCCGGCCGCGCCGACGAGGAACACGCCGTTGTTGTAGGCGTAGGTACACGCGCTCTTCAGCGTCTGACCGCCCGAGGACGCGCCGAGAGACATCGAACCAACGTCCCAGCCCTGATTGGCGACGTACTCGATACCGGCCGCCACGTCCGAGAGCGTCCCGCTACCGCTGTTGTCCAGCACCTTCACGGCGTGGAGGGTCGCGTCGGTGGAGACGCCGACGACGCCCCGACTGTTGTCCACCGCGTCGGCGATACCGGCGCAGTGGGTCCCGTGGTCGTTGTCGTCCGACCAGTTGTAGTTACAACCCTTGCCGCGGCACTTGACGAACGCCTTGCCCGACCCGACGTTGGCCTGTAGGTCGGGGTGGTCGCCGTCGATTCCCGTGTCGATGATGGCGATGTCCGCACCAGCGCCGGTGTCGCCGTTGGCGTGAGCGACTTCGGCGTCCACGCGGTCGATACCCCACGGCAGGGTCTGGGCCAGCGCGTGAACTTCGCTGTTCTCCTCGACGAATCGCACGTCTGCGCGGTTCTCCAGACCCGAGACGGCCTGTTTCGCGGCGCGAATCGTCACGATGTCCAGCGAGTCGAACTTTCGAACCACGTCGCTCGCGGCGTCGAGCGCCGCCTTCTGACCGCTGGTGGATTTGAACCCGACGTTGACCTCCACCGTGTCGCCGGGCTTTGCCGCCGCCAGTCCGCTTCCCGCGGCGGTTGCCACGGATGCACCGGCCATCTTGAGAACGTTCCGCCTCGACACACCATTGTCGTTACCTAACATGGCAAATTAAATAAGTTGTTGGAGAATAATAAATTTTTCTTCAGATATATTACTATAAAATTACAAGTGCATTTTGGTGGAAAATTTCGCTGGTCGGAGGGTTGCGACGCTACGTGCTGTCCGACGAGTCGAGTCCGAGGGCGGCGGCCGTATCGACCAGTCCGTACCCCTGTTCGTCGTCCGAGAGACCGATGTCCTCCGCGGTGGCGTGGAGGCGGTCGCGGGCCTCGGTGTTGGTGTAACCGTTCGCCATCAACTGCCCGCCGGTCCCCGAGACGTGCGGACAGGCCATCGACGTGCCGCCGTAGTAGGCGTACCCGCCGTAGACCGTCGAGTAGATGTCGGTACCGGGCGCGGCGAGTTCGACTTCGGGACCCTGCGACGAGAAGTTCGCCAACTGGTCGTTCTCCGTGGTCGCGCTGACCGCGACGACCTCGGGTTCGGCCGCGGGATAGCTAACGCAGTCGGTGCAGGGACCGTCGTTCCCGGCCGCCGCGACCAACAGGACGCCCTTCCCGTAGGCGTACTCTACGGCGTCCTCGACGGCTTGGGACTTGCCGCCGCCGAGACTCAGCGACCCAACGTCCCACCCTTGGTCGGCGGTGTACTCGATGCCCGCCGCGACATCCGAGAACGTCCCACTCCCGCAGTAGTCCAGTACCTTCACGGCGTGGAGGGTGGCCTCCGTCGAGACGCCGACGACCCCCTGCGTGTTGTCCACGGCGTCGGCGATACCGGCGCAGTGGGTCCCGTGGTTGTTGTCGTCCGACCACGCGTAGTTACAGGGGTTGTCGTTCGTTCTGCTTCCGTACCGACACCCGTTCGGCCGACCTTGCAGTGGTCGGCAGTCCACGAAGGCTTTGCCCGCCCCGACGTTGGCCTGTAGGTCGGGGTGGTCGCCGTCGATTCCGGTGTCGATGACGGCGATGTCCGCGCCAGCGCCCGTCTCGCCGTTCGCGTGGGCTACCTCGGCGTCGATGCGGTCGATACCCCACGGCAGGGTCTGACTCAGGGCCTCCATGGTCCCGTTCTCCTCGACGTACCGAATCCCGGCGCTCCGTTCGAGTCCGGCGACGGCCCGTTTGGGAAGGCGGATGGTCAGAGCGTCGAACGCGAAGGTCCGAACCACCTCGGTCGCGGCGTCGAACGCCACTTTCCGGCCGCTCTCGGACTCGAACCCGACGTTGACTTCGACCGTATCGTCGGGTTTCGCGGCCGCGAGACCCCCTGCCCCGATAGTTGCGACGGACGCGCCCGCCGTTTTGAGTACGTTCCTCCTTGAGACACCGTTGTCATTATAGGACATGACGTTCGAATGAGCAATGGAACTAATAATCAAATTTCTACCTATTTACTTAAAATCTACGCGCGCGAGACTCGTACCGGTTCGTCGTGAGACAGTCGAACGACGCCGAGAGCGCGGCCGAAAAAAGCTACTTCGGAGTCGTTACGTGCTGTCGCTGGAGTCGAGTCCGAGCGCCGCCGCCACGTCGAGCAGACCAGCGCCGGACTCGTTGTCCGAGAGGTCGATGTTCTCGGCCGTGGACTTCAGTTGGTCGCGGGCCTCGCCGTTGGTGTAACCGTTCGCCATGAGTTGACCGCCCGCGCCCGCGACGTGCGGGCAAGCCATCGACGTACCCGAGAAGGTGTCGTACCCGCCGGGCACCGTCGAGTAGATGTCGGTGCCGGGCGCGGCGATTTCGACCTCGGGACCTTGCGACGAGAAGTCCGAGAGGTCGTCGTTCGAGTCGGTCGAACTCACGGCCATGACCTCGCTGTAGGCGGCGGGGTAGCCCACACAGTCGGTGCAGGAACCGGAGTTACCGGCCGCGGCGACCAGCAGGACGCCGTTGCTCTGGGCGTACTCGACGGCGCTCTTGAGCGTGGACGACCCGGAACTGCCGCCGAGGGACATCGACGCGACATCCCAGCCCTGATTGGCGACGTACTCGATACCCGCCGCGATGTCCGAGAACGACCCACTGCCCGAACAGTCCAGCACCTTCACGGCGTGGAGGGTCGCTTCGGTCGAAACACCGACGACGCCCCGACTGTTGTCCACCGCGTCGGCGATGCCAGCGCAGTGGGTGCCGTGGTCGTTGTCGTCCGACCACGTGTAGTTACACGCGTTGCTGTTGCCCGAGTACGAGCAGTCGCCGAAGTACCCGCCGTTGCCACAGTTGACGAACGCCTCGCCCGACCCCAAGTTGCCCTGTAAGTCGGGGTGGTCGTCGTCGATTCCGGTGTCGATGATGGCGATGTCCGCGCCAGCGCCCGTCTCTCCGTTCGCGTGGGCGACTTCGGCGTCCACGCGGTCGATACCCCACGGCAGGGTCTGGGCCAGCGCGTGCATCGTCCCGTTCTCCTCGACGAACTCGACGTTCGGATTGTTTTCGAGACCGCTCGCCGCCTTCTTGGGCATCTTGGCGGTCACGATGTCGAGCGAGTCGAACTCGCGGACGACTTCGGTCGCGGCGTCGAGCGTCTGCTTGCGACCCTTCTCGGACTTGAACCCGACGTTGACTTCGACCGTATCGTCGGGTTTCGCGGCCGCGAGACCACTCCCCGCCGCGGCAGTCGCCACGGACGCACCGACGCCTTTCAGAACGTTTCGCCTCGACACACCACTGCTATTTTGGAACATAGCAATTTAACTATTATCGAATAACAGATTAAAATTATGACCTAATTGTTTAAACCCATAATTTTAATTTTAAAAGACTTTGGGAAAGAAGGGTGATTGCTCGAAAAGAAACCGGGAACCGGTGAGTCGGGACGCGCTCAGTTGTCGCTTGAGTCGAGTCCGAGCGCCGCCGCCACGTCGAGCAGACCGTTGCCCTGTTCGTTGCTCGACAGACCGATGTCCTCGGCCGTGCTTTCGAGCGCGTTTCGAGCCTCGGAGTTGGACTTGCCGCTGGCCATGAGTTGGCCGCCCGCGCCCGCGACGTGCGGGCAGGCCATCGACGTACCGTCGAAGTTGGCGTATCCGCTCGGCACCGTCGAGTAGACGCCCTTTCCGGGCGCGGCGATGTCCACCTCGGGACCCTGCGCGGAGAAGTCCGCAAGCGAGTCGCTCTCGGTCGTCGCGGAGACCGCGACGACCTCTTCGTACTTCGCGGGGTACTTCACACAGTCGGTACATGGACCGGGATTACCCGCCGCGACCACCACGAGGACGCCGCTGTCGTTGGCGTACTGCACCGCGTCCTTGAGCGTCTGAGAACTCGAGTCGCCGCCGAGCGAGAGGCTAGCCACGTCCCAGCCTTGGTCGGCGACGTACTCGACGCCCGCCGCGATGTCCGAGAACGACCCGCTCCCGGCACAGTCCAGTACTTTGACCGCGTGGAGGGTCGCTTCGGTCGAGACGCCGACGACGCCTTCGCCGTTGTTGACCGCGTTGGCAGTCCCGGCGCAGTGGGTGCCGTGGTCGTTGTCGTCCGACCACGACCGGTTACAGGAGTTGCTGTTACCCGACCACGCGCAGTTGCCGAAGTACCCGCCGTTACCGCAGGAGACGAACGACTCGCCCGCACCGAGGTTGCCCTGTAGGTCGGGGTGGTCGTCGTCGATTCCCGTGTCTACGATAGCGATGTCCGCGCCAGCGCCCGTCTCGCCGTTCGCGTGAGCGACTTCGGCGTCCACGCGGTCGATACCCCACGGTAGGGTCTGGGCGAGCGCTTCCATCGTCCCGTTCTGTTCGACGTAGCGGATGTTGGGACTCTTCTCGAGTGCCGTCGCCGCCTTCTTCGGCAAGCGGAGCGTAACCGCGTCGATGGAGTTGAACTCCCGAACCGTCTCGCTGGCCTTGTCCAGTGCCGCTTTTCGCCCGCGTTCGGACGCGAATCCGACGTTGACTTCCACCGTGTCGTCGGGTTTCGCCGCCGCGAGACCGCTTCCGACGCTTGCGGTCGCCACGGACGCACCGACGCCTTTCAGAACGTTTCGCCTCGACACACCTTTGTCATTATGTGCCATGACATTTGTACATTATACCCATTCATAATAAAATTTTTTCTAGATGGCATTACTAAATTAACGACTCTGATTTTTGCCATTCTATCCCTAAATTCTCTTTCTCTTGTCAAATTCCGTCTGATTTCGACCGAACGGCACGCCTTTAGGACCCGAGCGCGTAGCCGCGGGCGTGCAAATCGTCGGGTACGAGACGGAACGTGACGACGGACGACCGGCGCTGTTCGTGGCGGACGGCCGAGAGGTACGCCGCGAACCGCTGGCGCAGGGCGGGAGTCTCGGCTACTCGCTCGGCGAGCGCCGGTGTGCGGGCGCGTTAGACGGGACGACCCACTACGACTGTGAGAACGAGACCGCGCCCTACTGCGGCCAGCACGCGAGTACGTGGGTGTGCGCCCGGTGTACCGGCACGTGTCTCAAAGACGAGATGGACTGCTACGACGACCACGCTCTCTACCTCGCGGCGTTCGCGCCCGCGACGTTCAAGGTCGGCGTGACCAAAGAGTGGCGACTCCGCACGCGCCTGCGCGAGCAAGGCGCGGACCGCGCCGCCCACCTCCGGACGGTCGAGAACGGCCGAGTCGCCCGCGAAATCGAGTCGCAACTGGCCGAGGAGTACACCGACCGCGTGCGTGTGCCCGCGAAGGTTTCGGGGTTGCACCGCGATGTGGACGCCGAAGACTGGAAATCAACGCTGGCGGCGTTCGACCCCATCGAGACGTTCGACTTCGACTACGGGTTGGAGTTGGACGCCGCGCCGGTCGCCGAAACCGTGCTGACCGGCGAGATTCTCGGCGTGCAGGGCCGCGTGCTGGTGCTGGAGCGCGGCGGCACGACCTACGCCGTGGACCTGCGGGACGTGGTTGGCTACGAGATTTCCGAAGAGGCGACCGACCGAGAGTTGCAGTCGAGTCTCGCGGCGTTTTGAGGCGTGGGTTTCGGGTGGGTTCTAGCGTGGGTGGTTGCTCTTCGTCTCCTCGACGTTTTCTCTCGTTCTAACGTGTCCGCGCCGTTCTCCGAGAACGACGAGAGCTAGCGTCAGGCTGGAACCGATGAAGGCCCCACGGCTCGTGGGAGCGTCGCTCCCACGAGCCGTGACTCACTGCGTTCGTCACGACACCGCTCCGCACCGCGACCACGGGCCACGCCCTCCCCAACCGACCCCCTCACTCCCTCCGGTCGTTCGGTCGTCTCTCGCGCGGATGGGCGCGACACGCTACGCGGTCGCTCCCGCGCGCTGGATGAAAAGTGAATAGTTCGAGACGACCCGACCCCCGAGCGCAAACGGTGGAACTTTACTCGCGCGTCGCGGCGGTTCGACCATGAGCGACGACGAGGAACTCACCTACGCGGAGGCAGGGGTGGACATCGAGGCGAGCGAGGCCGCTACCTCGGCGCTGGTCGGCGCGGTGGGCGACATAGACGAGAGCGAGTACGCCGGTCTGCTCGACATCGGCGACCGCTACCTCGCGCTGGCGACCGACGGCGTGGGCACGAAACTGCTGGTCGCGGAGGCCCTCGGCGACTACTCCACGGTGGGCATCGACTGCATCGCCATGAACGCCAACGACCTCGTGGCGTCGGGGGTCGAACCCGTCGCGTTCGTGGATTACCTCGCGGTGGACGAACCCAGCGAGGAGTTCTCCGAACAGGTCGGCGACGGACTCGCGACCGGGGCAGAGGAGGCAGGCGTGGCGCTGGTCGGCGGCGAGACGGCGGTCATGCCCGAGGTCATCAAGGGCTTGGACCTCGCGGGCGCGTGCGTGGGACTGGCACCGAAAGACGCCGTGTTCCCCGGCGAAGCGGAGGTCGGAGACGCGCTGGTCGGGTTCCCGTCCAGCGGCATCCACTCGAACGGCCTGACGCTGGCGCGGGAGGCCGCGACCCGCGAATACGACTACGACGACACCTTCCCGCTCGGCGTAGCGGACGACGGCGACGGAAAGCCCTCGGTCGGCGAGGTCCTGCTCGAACCCACGCGCATCTACACGTACCTGTTGGACCACCTCCGAGAGCGCGAGGTCCACGCCGCGGCCCACGTCACCGGCGGCGGGTGGACCAACCTCGCGCGGATGGGCGACCACCGGTACGAGATTACCGACCCGTTCGACGCCCAGTCGGTCTTCGAGTTCGTCCAGCGCGAGGGCAACGTGGGAGACGAGGAGATGCACCGGACGTTCAACATGGGCACCGGATTCGTGGTCGCGCTTCCGGAGGACGACGCCGAGTCGCTCGCGGACGAGACCGACGGCCGAGTCGTCGGCGAGGTCCGAGAGGGCGACTCAGTGGCGATTCGCGGTCTGGAACTCGACTGAGCGGTCGGGTTCGGCACGCGACGAGTTCACCCCGTCCTCGGATTTAAATCCTCGGGCGTTCCGTCGAGGACGGGAATATCGTTCTCTGAGGTTTCTTTATCAACCCTAGAAAATTATTTTTCTTTCTTTGGGAACGGGATAGATGTCTCGTTCCACGTCGCGGTCGGAGCGCGCGGGCCGCGGTCGCGGTGCGGAGCGGTGTCGTGACGAACGCAGTGAGTCACGGCTCGTGGGAGCGTCGCTCCCACGAGCCGTGGGGCCTTCATCGGTTCCAGCCTGACGCTACTCTTCTAACTCGACTTGAGCAGGAGCTAGCTCCTTCGACTCGAACACGACCAGTCGCTCTTCCAACTCGACTACCGGAGAGAAACCGCCGAACAGAGCGACTTCCGACCCCACGATAATCACCAACCCCCCGCGACCCGACGAACGAACCCCTAACGTTTTGCCAACCGCGGGAAAGGTTGCTTCCATGGTCGGTGTCGCGGACGTACTCGACGGAGCAATCGAGACCTTCTGGAGTCTGCCGGGCGCGAGATACGTCGTGGTCACGCTGATACTCGTCGTCGCGTGGTACGGCAGTCGGTTTCTCATCCGGTTTCTCGGCCGTCCGGTCGCCCGGCGGTTCCAGCGGCCGAGTCTGACCAAGACCGTCCTCGGCGGGATTCGGGCCATCGTGATGGTGTTCGCGGCGTCGGTGGCCGCCAGTCAACTCGGGTTCAAGCCGGGAGACATCCTGCTGTCGGTGACGGTGTTCTCCGCGGTCCTCGGTCTGGTCCTCGCGCCCATCATCGGGAGCGTCATCAACGGCCTGTTCCTGCTGGCCGACCAGCCCTACGAAATCGGCGACATGATAGAACTCGTGGACCGCGACACGCGGGGGTACGTAGAGGACATCACGCTCCGGTACACCAAGATATTCACGCTCGAAAACACCTTCCTCGTGATTCCGAACTCCAACATGCGCGACCGGGACGTTATCAACTACTCCGCCGAGGACACCCGGTCGAGACTCTCGCTGGAACTGCTCGTGACCTACGAGGGGGACCTCGACGCGGCCCGCGCCATCATGGAGCGTGCGGCTCGCGAGACCCAAGAAGTCGTGGAGGGCGGCCCGGACATCCGCATTGGGAGCGCGCGCTATCCCTCCGCGCCCGTCTCCTACATCAAGGAGTACGCCGACCACGGCGTCCTGTTGGACCTGCGCTACTGGGTGAAAGACCCCTACTACGTGCCCCGCGTCCGGTCGAAGATTAACGAGCGCATCTGGAGCGAACTCGACGACGCCGACGTGGACATCGCCTACCCCCACCAGCACCTCGTGTTCGACGAGACCAGCGGCACCGCCCGCGTCGAAGTCGAAGAGAGCCAGCGCCAGCCACGACCCGAGGAGTTCGACCCGCCGGGCTGACCCCGACGGGACGGTCCCGTCCGGCAGACTGACCCGGCCGGAGTCGTCCGACCGGACGACTCCGGCCTACTTTTTCCCCACCGTGAGAACTTCGGCGTCGAGTTTCCCGCGGAGGTAGCCCTCGATGTCGGGGTCGGAGGTGAGTTTCCGGAGCATGCGCCGCCAGCGCCCGGCCTGTTTGTGGCCGATGACAACCACGTCGGCACCCTCGGCCGCGACTTCTTCGAGGATGGTCTCCTCGACCAGAAACCCCTCCCGGACGACGTACCGGGCGTTCGACACCCGGCCGAACTCGGCTTCGACCGCGCGCTTGAGTTCCGCACGCGACACCTCTCGCCCCATGTGGTAGAGGTTGACGTGCAGGACGGTCAGCGCCGCGTCGCGTTCCTCGGCGACGCGAATCGCCTCCGCGAGCGTCCGTTTGGAGTGGTCGGTCAGCGGGTAGCGTACCGGGACGACGACGCGAGTCACGTCTCGGCCGACGCCGCCCGGACCCTTTTACCTCTCGGTCGCTCGGGGGTCGACCCCGGTCTCGGCGACTCGCCCCTCGATTTCGGGGTCGACCCCGGTCTCTCGGGCGTACTCGACCAGCACCTCGTACTGGACTCCGGCCGTAGCGACTCGATGGGACTCCCGGAGGGAGGGAAACTCGTCGTCCGTGTGCAGGACGTAATCTGAAAGCGCGACCGAGTAGGTTCGGTCCGATTCGATGGGGTCGCCGCCGACCCGGACCGACTCGACGGCGTGGGTCTCGGGGTCCCACGCGATTTCTGCACCGCTGACCTGCGCGTGCCACCAGTCGGACTCCGCGAACCCGAGGTCCGGCCCGGCGGCCCACTCGAAGGCGTCCCGGAGGGCCACCCCCGGAACCTCCGCGACCACGATACGCTCTTCGAAGGGCGTGACGCTCACGAGGTCCGCGGCGGTAATCTCGCCCGCCAAGTCGTCGCCGGTCCGGACGCCGCCGCTGTTCTGGAGTCCCACGTCCGCGCCGGTCGTCCACCGGTATGCGTCGGCCACGAGGTTGCCGAGGCGACACTCGCCGCCGAAGAGGGTCTCCTCCCCGCGGTCGATGGGAGTTTCGACGGTCGCCACCACGTCGTTCAGACCCGTCTCGGCGAGTCGTTCGCGCATGGCCGCGGCCACGCCCTCGTGGACGGGCGCGTCCGCGACCCGGTGTCGCGTCACGTCGCCAGCGAGGTCCACCTCCAGCACCACCGACCCGCCGTCGCCCGGTCGGGTGAGCAAAGTGCCGTCGATTCGGTCCCGGCGCTCGGTCGGGACGTGTCCGCCGAGGATGGCGTCGGCCTCGACTTCGCGGGCGAGTTCCTCGTCGCCGCGTCCGAGGTGCGAGAGGACGACCGAGTAGTCGGCGTCGAGGGCCGCCAGCGCGTCCCGCGCGGCGGCGATGGGGTCCGTGAAGCCGAGCGCGGTCGCGTCGGGGTTGATGGAGGCGGTTCGCTCGGTCGTGACGCCGACGAACCCGACCGACCCCTCGTCGGTCTCCACGACGGTCGAAGGAACCACGCCCGAATCTCCGGCGAATCGCGCGCCGGTCTCGGCGTCCGCCCAGACGTTGGCGCTGACCCACGTCTGGGGCGAGTCGGCGACGAGTCGCCGGAGCGAGTCGATGCCGTGGTCGAACTCGTGGTTGCCGAACGTCTCCACGTCGGGTTCGACCGCCTCGAAGAAGTCCAGCGCCTGCGCGCCGTCCTCAACCAGCGAGAGGACGCCCGGCGAGGTGTTGTCGCCCGACCCGGCGAGAATAGCGTTTCCGTCGGCCTTCTCGCGCAACTCCCGGAGGAGTCCGGCGAGGCGACCGACGCGCTCGGGGGTGTCGTAGACGTTCTCCACGTCGGAGTAGTGGACGAGACGGGGAGCCATTTGTTCGGAGTTGCGAGGCGTCGGCTATGACTCCTTCGGCACGGACCGGGAGTCAGCACGCCTAAACCCCTCGGGAGTCTACTCGGAGGTGATGGACGCGACCACGACGACCGAGGGACGGACGGTGTACGTCTCGCGCGACGAGGGCGACCGCGGTTCGAAGGGTCCCTTCTTCGTCGTCTACGGCGACGAGGGCCGCCAGAACCGCTACGGCTACCTCTGTGGAAACTGCGAGCGCATCGACAACGCGATGGACCCGATGGGCCGCATCGAATGCAACGTCTGCGGGAACGTCCGAAAGCCGACCGAGTGGGACGCGGCCCACGAGTAGGTCGGCCACTCGACTTTTCCACGCGATTCCCGAAGGACTCCCATGACCGACGTACGGGAACACGTGGTCGAGGAACTCGACAGTCACAGCGAGACGCTCACGCTCGAAGAGTTCGTCCAGACGATAGAGACCCACCACCGCGACGAGGGGAGGGGCATCGACCGGGAGTTGCTCGCGGAATACGCCGACGCCGTGTACTTCGACGTGGACCTCGACGCGGTGGACGAGCGACTGACAGACAGCGACGAGTGGGAGGCGGGCGGGCGGTTCTACGACCTCGGCGACCGAATCAGCGCCTATCCGCTCGACTGGCACGAGACCGTCTCGGACACCCACGACATCCGCGACGTTATCGAGGTAATTCAGGCCGAAGTCACCGAACCCGAGGGCGACCGGCAGGAAGCGGTCACGGAGGAACGGGGCGTGCCCCAACCGAAAGTGATTCGCGTGGCCGAGACCGTCGCGGGCATCGAGAAGTCCGACACCGAGAAGCGGATAAAGGAGCTACGGAAAAACGGCGAAATCGAAGCGTTCGCAACTCAACATCGAGACCCGACGCTCAGAGTTCCGTAATCGCAGGAAAGTTTATTACCTCTTGCGTGGTACCCTCACTCGGATGGCCACTGTTAGCACACCGCCCATCGACCACGCCAAGACGATTTTTGCCGACTTGGGATACAACGTCTCCGGCGACGGCGAGGAGTTCCGGGCCGAACGAAAGTGGCGAGTCGTCCGCGTCACCGCCGTAACCGATTCCGACGACACGCCAGACGACGGCGACCTTCGATGTTTCGTCACGTGGGACGACGACGCGTCGGAACTCCGGAATCGACTCCGACGGACCGACCCCGAGTACGAGTGGGCGATAATCGGCGTTCGAGACGGCGGCGACTACGAGGTCTTTCGCGCGCCACCGAGCGTACGGACTGCGGTCTAACTTCGTTTCCACGCAGAATCGTCGGCGCGCCGGTTCCCGGCGCGCCGCTTCGCTCGACTTCCGATTTTTCGACTCTCTGTCCTACTGTTCGCCTAGGTTCCGAGCAGTCGCGGCGAGACCCGCCTCCACGTCCACGTCGGCACCTTGTTCGGAGAGTGCGTCACCGAGTGCGGCCATCAGGTACGAGACGGTCTCGGCGCGGGCCGAGTAGCCCATGCAACCGATGCGGAAGATTTCGCCGTCCAAGTCGCCCAGACCAGTGGCGATTTCGAGGTCGTACTGGTCTAAGAGGTAGTCGGTCACGTCGGTATCGGTCACGCCGTCGGGGACGCGGACGGCGTTGAGACTCGGCAACCAGTAGTCGTCGGGCGCGTTCATCTCGACGCCCATCGCCTCGACGCCCGCCTTCAGCGCGCCCGCTACCTCGCGGTGGCGCTCCCACCGGTTCTCGATGCCCTCCTCGGCGACGAGGCGGAGGGCCTCCCGGAGCGCGTAGACGTTCGTGATGGGCGCGGTGTGGTGGTACGACCGGTCGTCGCCCCAGTAGCCTTCGAGCAGCGAGAGGTCGAGGTACCACGACCGGGCGTCCTCCTCGCGCGAGAGAACTTTCTCCATCGCGCGGTCGTTGAGCGTCAGCGGTGCCGCGCCGGGCGGACACGACAGGCACTTCTGCGGTCCGGCGTAGGCCACGTCAATGGCCCAGTCGTCCACCTTCAACTCGACACCGCCGAGCGACGTGACGGTATCGGCAATCACGAGGGCGTCGTGGTCGTGGGCCGCGTCGGTGAGTTCGGCCACGTCGGGTTGGAGGACGCCGGTACTGGTCTCGGCGTGGACGAACCCGAACACGTCGGGTTGGTGTTCGGCCATCGCGTCGGCAACGTCGGCGGGGTCTAAGGGTTCGCCCCACGGCGCATCGACGTGGACGACTTCGCCGCCCGCGCGGGTCGCCATCTCCGCCATCCGGCCGCCGAAGTAGCCGTTGGTCGGGACCAGCATCGTGTCGCCCGGTTCCACGACGTTGCCGATTGCGGCCTCCATCGCGGCCGACCCGGTTCCGGAGACCGGAATCGTCCACTGGTTGTCGGTCCGGAACGTGTACCGCAGGAGGTCTTGGACCTCGTTCATGATTTCGATGAACGAGGGGTCGAGGTGGCCGACCAGCGGCGTACTCATCGCGCGAAGCACTCGCGGGTGGACCTCGCTCGGTCCGGGCCCCATGAGCGTTCTGTCCGGCGGTGTCAACTCGCCAACGTCCGGTTTCTCCACCATGTCGCGTGGTATCGGTCCCGGACGACTTAAAAAGTTCCACCCGATACCCGGCGTTATCACCGCGTTGTCGGGACGTGCCGCCGGACGTAACGCGGCGTTGACCTGCTC
It contains:
- a CDS encoding S8 family peptidase → MLGNDNGVSRRNVLKMAGASVATAAGSGLAAAKPGDTVEVNVGFKSTSGQKAALDAASDVVRKFDSLDIVTIRAAKQAVSGLENRADVRFVEENSEVHALAQTLPWGIDRVDAEVAHANGDTGAGADIAIIDTGIDGDHPDLQANVGSGKAFVKCRGKGCNYNWSDDNDHGTHCAGIADAVDNSRGVVGVSTDATLHAVKVLDNSGSGTLSDVAAGIEYVANQGWDVGSMSLGASSGGQTLKSACTYAYNNGVFLVGAAGNSGPCTDCVGYPAAYSEVMAVSSTDSSDNLSGFSSTGPQVEIAAPGSSIYSTVVGGYDTFSGTSMATPHVAGAGGQLMANGASNTKARDTIKSSAENIGLADNESGAGLLDVAAALNYDSSDN
- a CDS encoding S8 family peptidase, which encodes MSYNDNGVSRRNVLKTAGASVATIGAGGLAAAKPDDTVEVNVGFESESGRKVAFDAATEVVRTFAFDALTIRLPKRAVAGLERSAGIRYVEENGTMEALSQTLPWGIDRIDAEVAHANGETGAGADIAVIDTGIDGDHPDLQANVGAGKAFVDCRPLQGRPNGCRYGSRTNDNPCNYAWSDDNNHGTHCAGIADAVDNTQGVVGVSTEATLHAVKVLDYCGSGTFSDVAAGIEYTADQGWDVGSLSLGGGKSQAVEDAVEYAYGKGVLLVAAAGNDGPCTDCVSYPAAEPEVVAVSATTENDQLANFSSQGPEVELAAPGTDIYSTVYGGYAYYGGTSMACPHVSGTGGQLMANGYTNTEARDRLHATAEDIGLSDDEQGYGLVDTAAALGLDSSDST
- a CDS encoding S8 family peptidase — encoded protein: MFQNSSGVSRRNVLKGVGASVATAAAGSGLAAAKPDDTVEVNVGFKSEKGRKQTLDAATEVVREFDSLDIVTAKMPKKAASGLENNPNVEFVEENGTMHALAQTLPWGIDRVDAEVAHANGETGAGADIAIIDTGIDDDHPDLQGNLGSGEAFVNCGNGGYFGDCSYSGNSNACNYTWSDDNDHGTHCAGIADAVDNSRGVVGVSTEATLHAVKVLDCSGSGSFSDIAAGIEYVANQGWDVASMSLGGSSGSSTLKSAVEYAQSNGVLLVAAAGNSGSCTDCVGYPAAYSEVMAVSSTDSNDDLSDFSSQGPEVEIAAPGTDIYSTVPGGYDTFSGTSMACPHVAGAGGQLMANGYTNGEARDQLKSTAENIDLSDNESGAGLLDVAAALGLDSSDST
- a CDS encoding S8 family peptidase, which encodes MAHNDKGVSRRNVLKGVGASVATASVGSGLAAAKPDDTVEVNVGFASERGRKAALDKASETVREFNSIDAVTLRLPKKAATALEKSPNIRYVEQNGTMEALAQTLPWGIDRVDAEVAHANGETGAGADIAIVDTGIDDDHPDLQGNLGAGESFVSCGNGGYFGNCAWSGNSNSCNRSWSDDNDHGTHCAGTANAVNNGEGVVGVSTEATLHAVKVLDCAGSGSFSDIAAGVEYVADQGWDVASLSLGGDSSSQTLKDAVQYANDSGVLVVVAAGNPGPCTDCVKYPAKYEEVVAVSATTESDSLADFSAQGPEVDIAAPGKGVYSTVPSGYANFDGTSMACPHVAGAGGQLMASGKSNSEARNALESTAEDIGLSSNEQGNGLLDVAAALGLDSSDN
- a CDS encoding DUF2797 domain-containing protein, encoding MQIVGYETERDDGRPALFVADGREVRREPLAQGGSLGYSLGERRCAGALDGTTHYDCENETAPYCGQHASTWVCARCTGTCLKDEMDCYDDHALYLAAFAPATFKVGVTKEWRLRTRLREQGADRAAHLRTVENGRVAREIESQLAEEYTDRVRVPAKVSGLHRDVDAEDWKSTLAAFDPIETFDFDYGLELDAAPVAETVLTGEILGVQGRVLVLERGGTTYAVDLRDVVGYEISEEATDRELQSSLAAF
- the purM gene encoding phosphoribosylformylglycinamidine cyclo-ligase → MSDDEELTYAEAGVDIEASEAATSALVGAVGDIDESEYAGLLDIGDRYLALATDGVGTKLLVAEALGDYSTVGIDCIAMNANDLVASGVEPVAFVDYLAVDEPSEEFSEQVGDGLATGAEEAGVALVGGETAVMPEVIKGLDLAGACVGLAPKDAVFPGEAEVGDALVGFPSSGIHSNGLTLAREAATREYDYDDTFPLGVADDGDGKPSVGEVLLEPTRIYTYLLDHLREREVHAAAHVTGGGWTNLARMGDHRYEITDPFDAQSVFEFVQREGNVGDEEMHRTFNMGTGFVVALPEDDAESLADETDGRVVGEVREGDSVAIRGLELD